A part of Spartinivicinus poritis genomic DNA contains:
- a CDS encoding substrate-binding periplasmic protein, whose translation MAKITIIFLCTILACQSALTEELPLLFANFPPVNYVDEQGKMKGISYEIITGVVTEMGYQPNVRTLPWKRAYHTAAQGKAAILFTFTQNEQRKKEFYFTDMILPIADVFFKKKSKQIQWETLADLANYRIGYTDGYNYHSSFLRAIANKEFIARKSPALEHPELQHLKNLFNDRVDLIICEVNVCLFHLRNNPRWQAVIDYIPKAIGPIRSFHAGISKAWPNSEALLKQFKAAYQKFKKAGKRKAILTKYKAAELTNLIKQ comes from the coding sequence GTGGCTAAAATAACAATAATTTTTCTGTGTACTATTTTGGCTTGCCAGTCAGCCCTGACTGAAGAGTTGCCTTTGCTATTTGCCAACTTCCCTCCTGTTAATTATGTTGATGAGCAGGGTAAGATGAAAGGCATCAGTTATGAAATTATAACCGGTGTTGTCACAGAGATGGGCTACCAGCCTAATGTACGAACGCTACCGTGGAAGCGTGCTTACCATACAGCCGCTCAAGGTAAAGCTGCTATATTATTTACCTTCACTCAGAATGAGCAAAGGAAGAAGGAGTTTTACTTCACTGACATGATTCTTCCCATTGCTGATGTGTTTTTCAAAAAAAAATCAAAGCAGATACAATGGGAAACATTAGCAGATTTGGCTAACTACCGCATTGGTTATACTGATGGATATAATTACCACAGTAGCTTTTTACGTGCTATAGCGAATAAAGAATTTATTGCAAGAAAGTCTCCTGCATTAGAACACCCAGAATTACAACATCTTAAAAACTTATTTAATGACCGAGTAGACCTTATTATCTGTGAAGTTAATGTTTGTCTATTCCATTTAAGAAACAACCCCAGGTGGCAAGCAGTAATCGATTATATACCTAAAGCGATTGGCCCTATCCGTTCATTTCATGCAGGCATTAGCAAAGCTTGGCCAAATTCAGAAGCTCTATTAAAACAATTTAAGGCCGCATATCAAAAGTTTAAGAAAGCAGGCAAGCGAAAAGCTATTTTAACTAAATATAAAGCTGCAGAGCTAACTAATTTAATAAAACAATGA
- a CDS encoding alkane 1-monooxygenase gives MQKPVNFCLPYAVAIVPGLSFAIGGWGYGIFLVVYLGFPLLDFFIGKTFRNPSSDQEATLSQQWRYAMILWGYALIQLSYLAVGSYLVEQRQNWFDTWFFAMNTGLLIGAASITVAHELVHKTNRFERGLGGFMLALVCYGTFKVEHVRGHHVNVSTPKDASSARLGQSIYHFVPQAMIRNVFNGFRLEAKRLQRKGLSPLHWRNEVLGWTLLSVVVAVACLLLTGAHGLVFFLVSSFFAVLALEIVNYVEHYGLERRQLANGRYERVSPLHSWNASEKLANAGIYNLQRHSDHHAFPTRRYQILRHYDQSPQLPTSYGGMIILALFPPLWHKVMDPLAKEHMEKLQQSEPDPVDFEYKIG, from the coding sequence ATGCAAAAACCAGTCAACTTCTGCTTACCTTATGCTGTAGCCATTGTGCCTGGATTGTCTTTTGCAATTGGGGGTTGGGGCTATGGAATTTTCTTGGTTGTTTACCTTGGCTTTCCCTTACTGGATTTTTTTATCGGTAAAACCTTTCGTAATCCTTCCTCTGATCAAGAAGCTACTCTTAGCCAGCAGTGGCGTTATGCCATGATTTTATGGGGTTATGCATTAATTCAGTTGAGTTATTTGGCTGTTGGTAGTTATTTGGTTGAGCAGCGGCAAAACTGGTTTGATACCTGGTTTTTTGCAATGAATACAGGGCTGTTAATTGGTGCTGCCAGTATTACCGTTGCCCATGAGTTAGTCCATAAAACCAACCGGTTTGAGCGTGGGTTAGGTGGTTTTATGTTGGCGTTAGTTTGTTATGGTACTTTCAAAGTGGAACATGTGCGTGGCCATCATGTTAATGTATCTACCCCAAAAGATGCTTCTTCTGCCCGGCTGGGGCAGTCTATTTATCACTTTGTACCTCAAGCAATGATACGTAATGTTTTCAATGGTTTTCGTTTAGAAGCAAAACGATTACAACGTAAAGGTTTATCTCCATTGCATTGGCGCAATGAAGTACTTGGTTGGACGTTATTAAGTGTTGTAGTTGCTGTTGCCTGCTTATTATTAACTGGTGCTCATGGTTTGGTTTTCTTTTTAGTCAGCAGTTTTTTTGCTGTGCTGGCTTTAGAAATCGTCAATTATGTTGAGCATTATGGCTTAGAGCGACGGCAACTGGCCAATGGGCGTTATGAACGAGTGAGCCCCCTACATTCCTGGAATGCTAGTGAAAAATTGGCCAATGCTGGCATTTATAATTTGCAGCGCCACTCTGACCATCATGCATTCCCAACCCGTCGCTATCAAATATTACGTCACTATGATCAAAGCCCGCAGTTACCTACCAGCTATGGTGGTATGATTATCCTGGCTTTGTTTCCACCTCTATGGCACAAAGTGATGGACCCACTGGCCAAAGAGCATATGGAAAAACTCCAGCAGTCAGAACCCGATCCAGTGGACTTTGAGTATAAAATAGGATAA
- a CDS encoding chemotaxis protein: MLNSAQQASFLNQQELLIFQLTGKQLFGINVLKVKEIIPTQRLAKLPFSHPAVMGIAKLRGVPFTVINLALALGIPAHQTADRKESIIITELNRSIQGFLVNHVSRIINCSWHDIVPPPATMGSNIYITGITKLNEKMVEIIDVEKVINEVIPTPDYNTQLVNELPYEFKQILKNKLVVVVDDSSMARKQVANTLKSIGVQYLLTCNGKQAIEKIHDLDAQNKRVDMIISDIEMPTMDGYTLTQEIRQESNEELSSIYILLHTSLTTTVSAVNATRCGANAALTKFVTNDLANMVIEALTKK, encoded by the coding sequence ATGCTCAACTCAGCTCAACAAGCATCATTCCTAAACCAGCAAGAGCTATTAATTTTTCAGCTAACTGGCAAGCAATTATTTGGTATTAATGTTCTTAAAGTTAAAGAAATCATTCCAACTCAACGACTAGCTAAACTGCCTTTTTCTCACCCTGCGGTAATGGGCATTGCTAAGCTAAGAGGTGTTCCTTTCACCGTTATTAACCTTGCCCTTGCACTTGGGATACCAGCTCATCAAACAGCTGATAGAAAAGAGTCAATCATCATTACCGAATTAAATCGCTCTATACAGGGATTTTTGGTAAACCATGTTAGCCGAATTATTAACTGTAGTTGGCATGATATTGTTCCTCCTCCTGCTACCATGGGTAGCAATATTTACATAACTGGAATTACCAAACTAAATGAAAAAATGGTAGAAATAATTGATGTTGAAAAAGTAATAAATGAGGTAATTCCCACACCAGATTACAATACCCAACTAGTTAATGAACTTCCTTATGAATTTAAACAAATATTAAAAAATAAACTCGTAGTAGTGGTTGATGACTCTTCCATGGCCCGTAAACAAGTTGCCAATACACTAAAATCTATAGGTGTGCAGTATTTACTAACTTGCAACGGGAAACAGGCCATTGAAAAAATTCATGACCTGGATGCACAGAACAAGCGGGTTGATATGATTATTTCAGACATCGAAATGCCCACTATGGACGGCTACACTCTAACACAAGAAATTAGGCAAGAATCTAATGAAGAGTTATCCTCAATCTATATTTTATTACATACCTCTTTAACAACAACAGTGAGCGCAGTTAATGCTACACGATGTGGTGCCAATGCAGCTTTAACTAAATTTGTAACTAATGACTTAGCGAATATGGTTATTGAGGCGCTCACAAAAAAATAA
- a CDS encoding beta/gamma crystallin-related protein, which translates to MQKTKFLLSIPVITSLVGCVIEPQAVAWEYYEPQTSQYSSQAVYQTTSPKPKRKRVTLFRHCDFQGNYANLKRGKYNLAKLNRYGILNDDVSSLYVPYGYQVTLYEHDNFQGRAITLTGNDRCLVNNGFNDKVSSLIISKVRHAPQPQQPYRPYNPNLVTAYQHCKFKGYRSSLRPGYYNLQQLRQLGIKNDDISSFSVPRGYEVTLYEHDNFKGRSITLQSSDKCLVNNGFNDKLSSLVVRKVSYSWPITSKPPATVYQHCNFDGYGVRLAPGHYNLRQLRGLGIRNDDLSSIRVPYGVSVTLYEHDNFRGRAWRLNSDTSCLVSRGANDQVSSIVVE; encoded by the coding sequence ATGCAAAAAACTAAATTTCTTCTGAGTATACCTGTTATTACTAGTCTGGTTGGTTGTGTAATTGAACCTCAAGCAGTTGCTTGGGAATATTACGAGCCTCAAACGTCACAATATTCTTCACAAGCTGTTTACCAAACCACTTCGCCTAAACCAAAAAGAAAGCGCGTTACATTATTTAGGCATTGTGATTTTCAAGGGAATTATGCAAATTTAAAACGAGGAAAATATAATTTAGCAAAGCTTAATCGCTATGGGATATTAAATGATGATGTATCGTCTCTTTATGTACCATACGGATATCAGGTGACTTTATATGAACATGACAATTTTCAAGGTCGAGCTATCACCCTCACCGGAAATGATCGTTGCCTTGTGAATAACGGTTTTAATGATAAAGTTTCTTCATTAATTATTAGTAAGGTGCGTCACGCTCCACAGCCGCAGCAGCCTTATAGACCTTATAATCCAAATTTAGTTACTGCTTATCAACACTGTAAGTTCAAGGGATATCGTTCATCTTTACGGCCAGGATACTACAACTTACAACAGTTACGGCAGCTTGGAATAAAAAATGACGATATTTCTTCTTTTAGTGTGCCAAGAGGATATGAAGTAACACTATATGAGCATGATAATTTTAAAGGTCGGTCTATTACCTTACAAAGCAGTGATAAATGTTTAGTTAATAATGGGTTTAATGATAAACTGTCATCTTTAGTTGTTCGAAAAGTAAGCTACTCGTGGCCAATTACATCTAAACCCCCTGCAACCGTTTATCAGCATTGTAATTTTGATGGATATGGTGTTCGTTTAGCGCCTGGCCACTATAACTTACGTCAGTTAAGAGGGCTAGGGATTAGAAACGACGATTTATCATCTATTAGAGTGCCTTATGGTGTTTCAGTTACTCTATATGAGCATGATAACTTTAGAGGGCGGGCTTGGCGATTAAACTCAGACACTAGCTGCCTGGTTAGCAGAGGGGCAAATGATCAGGTGTCTTCTATAGTAGTTGAATAA
- a CDS encoding phage tail assembly chaperone has protein sequence MLYIDTLIKPSGHTLYNVPADINTLVEMGFEANKAKALYDEAYHKHYWNSFRQKRNERLRLTDWTQLPDTLLRTKEEKKLKEQFKIYRQRLREIPQTYSNPNEVVWPDIPKL, from the coding sequence ATGTTATATATTGATACTTTAATCAAGCCTAGCGGCCATACACTCTATAATGTACCTGCCGATATTAATACATTAGTTGAAATGGGTTTTGAGGCTAACAAAGCCAAAGCGCTATATGATGAAGCCTATCATAAACACTACTGGAACAGCTTTCGACAAAAAAGAAATGAACGATTACGTCTAACTGACTGGACTCAACTTCCAGATACCTTATTAAGGACCAAAGAAGAAAAAAAACTAAAAGAGCAGTTCAAGATCTATCGTCAACGACTCAGAGAAATTCCACAAACCTATTCGAACCCTAATGAAGTTGTATGGCCAGATATACCAAAATTATAA
- a CDS encoding alpha/beta hydrolase — MQHPIINQQLCAQLKPLHLANPQPLTEAEQQYSAFYGIDFDTENPEINHSMGYFDSIHYRVACHYYWKASNQGTAFVVHGYYDHVGLYGNLIKFLLDQNLNVVCFDLPGHGLSSGNRACIADFTDYVTALKQCISIATDSTAKPWFLLGQSTGGAVITDYLLTEKFTPNNSPFSKIVLFAPLIRPKNWGMIELAHRFLGSLLSNVKRSFAPNSHDETFLHFVKHQDPLQPSHSSVKWLGALREWIKRIEHMPPSSLSPIIIQGKDDQTVDWQYNIPVLQKLFSEPTVFYLPTAKHHLVNESSSIRTAYFDYLKDILFTTSQTERFG, encoded by the coding sequence ATGCAACACCCTATTATTAACCAGCAACTATGCGCTCAACTTAAACCACTTCATCTGGCTAATCCTCAACCACTAACAGAAGCAGAGCAACAGTATAGTGCTTTTTATGGGATAGACTTTGACACTGAAAATCCTGAAATCAATCATAGTATGGGCTATTTTGATTCTATTCACTACCGAGTAGCCTGCCATTATTACTGGAAAGCTTCAAACCAAGGCACAGCATTTGTTGTACATGGTTATTATGATCATGTTGGGCTATATGGTAATTTAATTAAGTTTTTATTGGATCAAAATTTGAATGTCGTCTGCTTTGATTTACCAGGGCATGGCTTATCTTCAGGCAATAGAGCCTGCATTGCAGACTTTACAGACTATGTAACTGCATTAAAGCAATGCATCAGTATCGCAACTGACTCCACTGCAAAACCCTGGTTTCTTTTAGGGCAAAGCACCGGTGGCGCCGTTATAACTGATTATCTTTTAACCGAAAAATTCACCCCAAATAACAGCCCTTTCAGCAAAATTGTTTTATTTGCTCCCCTTATCCGTCCAAAAAACTGGGGCATGATTGAACTCGCTCACCGGTTCCTTGGCTCGTTACTCAGCAATGTAAAACGTAGTTTTGCCCCAAACTCTCATGATGAAACATTTTTACACTTTGTAAAACATCAAGATCCTCTCCAGCCTAGCCACTCATCTGTAAAATGGTTAGGTGCTCTTCGAGAGTGGATAAAACGAATAGAACACATGCCACCTTCTTCTTTGTCACCCATAATCATACAGGGTAAAGATGATCAAACCGTTGACTGGCAATATAATATTCCAGTTTTACAAAAGCTTTTCAGCGAGCCAACTGTATTTTATCTCCCAACAGCCAAACATCATTTAGTGAATGAAAGTAGCTCTATTAGAACAGCATACTTTGATTATCTAAAAGACATTTTGTTTACAACCAGTCAAACTGAGCGCTTCGGATAA